One Fusarium musae strain F31 chromosome 6, whole genome shotgun sequence DNA segment encodes these proteins:
- a CDS encoding hypothetical protein (EggNog:ENOG41): MQFSLACLAAILATSVSAAPAPAVNMMAASPQWTIENMQRSCAKDDSSCTWNFKIDTHKGAATGCKYVVKGSKASQRNGGPVKCGDFTITSGWSGQFGPGNGFTTFSVVSSKRQIVWPAYTDKQVQSGKVVKPDQSYTPANLPN; encoded by the coding sequence atgcagTTCTCTCTCGCCTGTCTCGCCGCCATCCTGGCCACCAGTGTCTCCGCTGCTCCCGCTCCCGCCGTCAACATGATGGCCGCCAGCCCCCAATGGACCATCGAGAACATGCAGCGAAGCTGCGCCAAGGACGACAGCTCCTGCACCTGGAACTTCAAGATCGACACCCACAAGGGTGCCGCCACCGGCTGCAAGTACGTCGTCAAGGGCAGCAAGGCGTCTCAGCGCAACGGAGGACCGGTCAAGTGCGGTGACTTCACCATCACCTCTGGCTGGAGCGGCCAGTTCGGCCCTGGAAACGGATTCACCACTTTCTCTGTTGTTTCTTCCAAGCGACAGATCGTCTGGCCTGCTTATACCGACAAGCAGGTCCAGAGCGGAAAGGTTGTTAAGCCCGATCAGTCGTATACCCCTGCCAACCTTCCCAACTAA
- a CDS encoding hypothetical protein (EggNog:ENOG41) gives MVLPRPNSTLLDSISNAADRLEHIAVSFAFDAQTLFHRLMQTDFKALKTLALTSSFSNYSESLLVDAAEAVTKMHALQLLEIWNFEAGQADVFRYERLDRYQGHIIWHSTEDRELSSVVVQSWKDLLRTGQSGLEVKCSSFPVEMERLQDLLPHLKLGQQILRNFT, from the coding sequence ATGGTGCTGCCACGACCAAACAGCACACTTCTGGACTCCATTTCCAACGCCGCAGATCGTCTTGAGCATATCGCTGTTTCCTTTGCTTTCGACGCACAGACACTCTTCCATAGGCTCATGCAGACAGATTTCAAAGCGCTCAAGACTCTCGCACTTACGTCTTCTTTCAGTAATTATTCTGAGAGCCTCCTAGTTGATGCTGCAGAGGCAGTGACGAAGATGCACGCTCTCCAACTTCTAGAAATTTGGAATTTCGAAGCTGGTCAAGCTGACGTTTTCCGATACGAGAGACTCGATCGATACCAAGGTCATATCATTTGGCATAGCACCGAGGACCGCGAGCTCTCTTCAGTCGTGGTACAGAGTTGGAAAGATCTGCTGAGGACAGGTCAGAGTGGGCTCGAAGTCAAATGTAGCAGTTTTCCGGTGGAGATGGAACGTCTTCAGGATCTTCTGCCCCATTTGAAGTTGGGCCAGCAGATTCTTCGTAATTTCACCTAG
- a CDS encoding hypothetical protein (EggNog:ENOG41) encodes MSIVVRVNFDTGCVILKLYDRRFGAQFRECYDENIPYCDKAKAAYHAFLQRDAMEPFLQELDDERSTPGVIPRIAIDIRDELDGVARFEAALWRNADKAFKTETEVYTRMQDLQGVLIPKLYATVRVVTAKENKQEDEYLDIHGILLEPIAGCSLNDLIAATCAPTTKEEWFSIAQSAVHSTHEINKRGIVLDDSTPRNVVIDQTTHQAFIVDFSECFFRDTMSDRWAKEAEGWNAEAEYCEVVRANDNPGAIGLPMARRVRKKFGWNLDIVHPKSNGLLSESKCQTPDQQGCHLADSVEVRDTEA; translated from the coding sequence atGTCTATCGTGGTACGCGTCAATTTCGACACTGGGTGCGTTATCCTGAAGCTCTACGACCGTCGGTTTGGTGCTCAATTTCGCGAGTGCTATGACGAGAACATCCCATATTGTGATAAGGCCAAGGCAGCCTATCACGCCTTTCTGCAGCGAGACGCTATGGAGCCTTTCCTTCAAGAGCTGGACGATGAACGGTCGACACCCGGTGTGATCCCTCGCATTGCCATCGACATTcgagatgagcttgatggagTTGCCCGGTTCGAAGCTGCGCTCTGGAGAAATGCTGACAAGGCTTTCAAGACCGAGACCGAAGTGTACACACGTATGCAGGATCTGCAGGGTGTCCTTATCCCAAAGCTTTACGCTACTGTGCGCGTCGTGACCGCCAAGGAAAACAAACAGGAGGATGAATATCTTGACATTCATGGCATCTTGCTCGAACCCATCGCAGGATGCTCTCTGAATGATCTTATTGCCGCAACCTGTGCCCCTACGACCAAAGAAGAATGGTTCTCCATCGCACAGAGTGCAGTCCACTCAACACACGAGATCAATAAAAGAGGCATAGTTCTCGACGACAGTACCCCCCGCAACGTGGTTATCGACCAAACCACGCACCAGGCTTTCATCGTTGACTTTTCCGAGTGCTTCTTCAGAGACACAATGTCTGATCGTTGGGCAAAGGAGGCGGAGGGCTGGAATGCTGAGGCCGAGTACTGCGAGGTGGTTAGAGCGAATGATAACCCTGGGGCGATTGGGCTCCCTATGGCGCGACGGGTCCGCAAGAAGTTTGGATGGAATCTGGATATCGTCCATCCTAAATCGAATGGTCTGCTCTCGGAGAGTAAGTGCCAGACCCCGGACCAACAAGGATGCCATCTAGCTGACTCTGTCGAAGTTCGTGACACTGAAGCATGA
- a CDS encoding hypothetical protein (EggNog:ENOG41), whose amino-acid sequence MATLFLFAFVLLVIGWFGWQRSTKNSSFYETLPCVGVRKDEWFAWTRAKLRSFSKTEEWMKEGYEMYSRHNHPFIIASFRKGKVLILPPAQLKAIYNKREDELLAHDPASEALSFEWTIRDREVYPSSSTVDVIRKWITKKFEEFASELQEELCLAVDEQFGMSQEWREVKLWPAVQRIFTRGLNRVLVGFPLCRDEAFLETMRRFAIDMPFQELYKREAGKWVIFTFRVLLKVMQVNILQWIIEASAATGDPSQLETHRIGHRMMVLNFNLVQGGSIPFSTVLSDICNGAHAASTFSQLRDEAASVLASTKIWDRATISKLVLADSVIRESMRWSDFGLFALPRRANSPGITLDNGIHVPPGVHIEVPMHGIHMDESFYADATTFKPFRFADGTSPSRSAVTLDDSFLGFGYGKNACPGRFFGSHVMKVVLAYLVMNYDVDFGDEEPPMQTMWEYRIPRESTAIKIRRRVQARNAT is encoded by the exons ATGGCTACCTTGTTCCTCTTCGCGTTCGTCTTGCTTGTCATAGGATGGTTTGGTTGGCAAAGAAGTACGAAAAACAGCAGCTTTTATGAAACTTTACCTTGCGTTGGTGTTCGAAAGGATGAGTGGTTTGCATGGACCAGAGCAAAACTGCGCAGCTTTTCAAAAACAGAAGAGTGGATGAAGGAGGGGTATGAGATG TACTCGCGACACAATCATCCTTTCATAATCGCCTCATTCCGAAAAGGCAAGGTCCTCATTCTTCCTCCGGCCCAACTCAAGGCCATCTACAACAAACGCGAAGATGAGCTGCTGGCCCACGATCCAGCCTCAGAAGCGTTATCTTTTGAATGGACAATCCGCGATCGAGAAGTCTACCCGAGCAGTTCCACCGTGGATGTGATTCGCAAGTGGATTACCAAGAAATTCGAGGAGTTTGCATCAGAATTGCAAGAGGAACTGTGCCTTGCAGTGGATGAGCAATTTGGCATGAGTCAAGAGTGGAGAGAGGTGAAGCTCTGGCCAGCGGTGCAGAGGATATTCACGCGGGGCCTGAACAGAGTTCTTGTTGGATTTCCACTAT GCAGAGACGAAGCGTTCCTTGAGACTATGCGCCGGTTTGCCATCGACATGCCGTTCCAGG AACTCTACAAGCGAGAAGCCGGTAAGTGGGTTATTTTCACCTTTAGAGTTCTGCTCAAAGTAATGCAGGTCAACATCCTCCAATGGATCATAGAAGCCAGCGCCGCGACGGGCGATCCGTCACAACTCGAAACACACCGTATAGGCCATCGTATGATggttctcaacttcaacctcgTTCAAGGCGGATCGATCCCCTTTAGTACCGTTCTCAGCGACATCTGCAACGGCGCACACGCAGCCTCGACCTTCTCTCAACTCCGCGATGAGGCGGCATCAGTCCTGGCTTCTACCAAGATCTGGGATCGCGCCACAATATCCAAGCTCGTTCTTGCCGACTCAGTAATTCGCGAGTCAATGCGCTGGTCCGACTTTGGTCTCTTTGCCCTCCCGCGCCGCGCCAACTCTCCCGGTATAACTCTCGACAATGGCATTCACGTTCCGCCCGGTGTCCATATCGAAGTCCCGATGCATGGTATACATATGGATGAAAGCTTCTACGCAGATGCAACCACTTTCAAACCGTTTCGGTTCGCGGATGGGACTTCGCCGTCTCGTTCTGCTGTGACTCTCGACGACAGTTTCCTTGGATTCGGTTATGGGAAGAACGCATGCCCAGGGCGGTTCTTTGGCTCGCATGTCATGAAAGTTGTTTTGGCGTATCTTGTTATGAATTATGATGTAGACTTTGGGGATGAGGAACCTCCGATGCAGACTATGTGGGAATATAGAATCCCAAGGGAGAGCACTGCCATCAAGATTCGCAGGAGGGTACAGGCGCGCAACGCCACTTGA
- a CDS encoding hypothetical protein (MEROPS:MER0044899), protein MDDHQDKIATLADGRKVSYAVYGAQDDDAPTFFYLHGFPGSHHEGFVMNTTATQYGLRVVAPTRPGYGNSTFQKNRKILDYPRDILELANILSIKRFAVLGVSGGGPYAIACLKDLPPDRLVGIGTVAGVMPMSFSTQGMPTMTRIMFSVAPHATGIVGWITDRVLGSTARDTKHPEKLEEMMDKDISARSASDKEVWETNPDFRQSLRRATREAMKQGGYATAWEARLFGSDWGFKLEDVKVEKGRMIMWHGDLDVNVPIAVSEKAIKLMPGAELKVMKGESHMSLMAKAEAFIVAMKDMLTRSDPGPNRESEN, encoded by the coding sequence ATGGATGACCACCAAGACAAGATCGCCACTTTAGCCGACGGGAGAAAGGTTTCATATGCTGTTTATGGAGCACAGGATGACGATGCACCCACTTTCTTCTATCTCCACGGCTTTCCGGGGTCTCATCACGAGGGATTCGTGATGAATACCACGGCGACCCAATATGGCCTACGCGTCGTTGCGCCGACGCGACCAGGGTATGGCAACTCGACATTCCAGAAGAACAGGAAAATACTCGACTATCCAAGAGATATTCTTGAGCTAGCGAATATTCTAAGTATCAAGAGATTCGCCGTGTTGGGCGTCTCTGGCGGTGGACCCTATGCTATCGCTTGTCTCAAAGACCTTCCGCCAGATCGTCTGGTAGGCATTGGCACCGTCGCTGGCGTCATGCCAATGTCTTTCTCAACACAAGGGATGCCTACAATGACACGAATTATGTTCAGCGTAGCACCTCACGCTACAGGAATCGTAGGCTGGATCACCGATAGAGTATTGGGAAGCACAGCGCGAGACACCAAACACCctgagaagttggaggagatgatggataAAGACATAAGTGCCAGATCAGCAAGCGACAAAGAAGTTTGGGAGACGAATCCAGACTTTAGACAGTCTCTAAGGCGAGCTACGAGAGAGGCTATGAAACAAGGCGGCTATGCAACTGCATGGGAAGCACGATTGTTTGGAAGTGATTGGGGGTTTAAGCTGGAGgatgtcaaggttgagaagggaAGGATGATAATGTGGCATGGAGATCTGGATGTCAATGTTCCGATTGCAGTGTCTGAGAAGGCTATCAAGCTCATGCCTGGTGCAGAGCTTAAAGTCATGAAGGGGGAGAGCCATATGAGTTTAATGGCCAAGGCGGAAGCATTTATAGTGGCTATGAAGGATATGCTAACCAGATCAGACCCGGGGCCGAATCGGGAGTCAGAGAACTAA
- a CDS encoding hypothetical protein (EggNog:ENOG41~CAZy:GH7) has protein sequence MKSLSLILSALAVQVAVAQTPDKGKEQHPKLETYRCTKAAGCKKQTNYIVADAGMHNIHQKNGAGCGDWGQKPNATACPDEASCAKNCILSGMDSNAYKNAGITTSGNKLRLQQLINNQLVSPRVYLLEENKKKYEMLHLTGTEFSFDVEMEKLPCGMNGALYLSEMPQDGGKSTSKNSKAGAYYGAGYCDAQCYVTPFINGVGNIKGQGVCCNELDIWEANSRATHIAPHPCNKPGLYGCTGDECSSSGICDKAGCGWNHNRINVTDFYGRGKKYKVDSTRKFTVTSQFVANKQGDLIELHRHYIQDNKVIESAVVNISGVPKINFMNDKYCAATGATEYMRLGGTKQMGDAMSRGMVLAMSIWWSEGDFMAWLDQGVAGPCDATEGDPKNIVKVQPNPEVTFSNIRIGEIGSTSSVKAPAYPGPHRL, from the exons ATGaagtctctctctctcatcctctCAGCCCTGGCTGTCCAGGTCGCTGTTGCTCAAACTCCagacaagggcaaggagcAACACCCCAAGCTCGAGACCTACCGCTGCACCAAGGCCGCCGGCTGCAAGAAGCAAACCAACTACATCGTCGCTGACGCTGGTATGCACAACATCCACCAGAAGAACGGCGCTGGCTGCGGTGACTGGGGCCAAAAGCCCAACGCCACAGCCTGTCCCGATGAAGCATCATGTGCCAAGAACTGTATCCTCAGTGGTATGGACTCGAATGCTTACAAGAACGCTGGCATTACTACTTCTGGCAACAAGCTTCGTCTCCAGCAGCTTATCAACAACCAGCTTGTTTCTCCTCGAGTTTATCTGCTtgaggagaacaagaagaagtatGAGATGCTTCACCTTACTGGCACTGAGTTCTCTTTCGAcgttgagatggagaagcttcCTTGTGGTATGAATGGTGCTCTATACCTTTCTGAGATGCCTCAGGATGGTGGTAAGAGCACGAGCAAGAACAGCAAGGCTGGTGCTTACTATGGTGCTGGATACTGTGATGCTCAGTGCTATGTCACTCCCTTCATCAACGGAGTT GGCAACATCAAGGGACAGGGTGTCTGCTGTAATGAGCTCGACATCTGGGAGGCCAACTCTCGCGCAACTCACATCGCTCCTCATCCCTGCAACAAGCCCGGACTCTACGGCTGCACAGGCGATGAGTGCAGCAGCTCCGGCATCTGCGACAAGGCCGGCTGCGGCTGGAACCACAACCGCATCAACGTGACCGACTTCTACGGCCGCGGCAAGAAGTACAAGGTCGACAGCACCCGCAAGTTCACCGTCACCTCCCAGTTCGTCGCCAACAAGCAGGGCGACCTCATCGAGCTGCACCGCCACTACATCCAGGACAACAAGGTCATCGAGTCTGCCGTGGTCAACATCTCCGGCGTCCCCAAGATCAACTTCATGAACGACAAGTACTGCGCTGCCACCGGTGCCACCGAGTACATGCGTCTCGGCGGCACCAAGCAGATGGGCGATGCCATGTCCCGCGGAATGGTCCTCGCCATGAGCATCTGGTGGAGCGAGGGTGACTTCATGGCCTGGTTGGATCAGGGCGTTGCTGGCCCCTGTGACGCGACTGAGGGCGATCCCAAGAACATCGTCAAGGTGCAGCCCAACCCTGAAGTGACATTCAGCAACATCCGAATTGGAGAGATTGGATCTACTTCATCGGTCAAGGCTCCTGCTTATCCTGGCCCTCACCGCTTGTAA